The Haloferax sp. Atlit-12N genome window below encodes:
- a CDS encoding uracil-xanthine permease family protein, translated as MSDESGELGLEYEIDDRPPLLESILLGIQHVSVMIVPATAVAFIVAGAVGLGVADTAYVVQMVLLFSGLATVVQAYAVGPVGSRLPIVMGTSFTFVGAATTIGVDYGLSAVFGAILVTGFLVEGVIGWQFDRIKPFFPPLVTGLVVVIIGLYLVPVGMDYAAGGVGAADYGAAHNVGLAALVLGVAIALNLFTDGITRLLSTLVGIAVGYAVAVPLGVVDFAPIGDAAWFAIPRPGAFGVTFEPVPIITFAFLFLVSAMETVGDMSGITAAEGRNPTDEEFRGGLFTDGFMSSIASVFGAFPVTSFSQNVGIVNFTGVMSRYVVGIAGVVLAVLGLSPKVGAAVATIPSAVFGGAVLLMAGMVAASGVRLVFLHTNLDRRNMVVVAASLGLGLGVATRPDALSGLPQAAATFFGQPVIVTALTALVLNTLAPGDQSPLFDAVDSSAAADAASDADGGASTDD; from the coding sequence ATGTCAGACGAGAGCGGTGAACTCGGCCTCGAATACGAAATCGACGACCGGCCACCGTTGCTGGAGTCGATTCTCCTCGGGATACAGCACGTCTCGGTGATGATTGTTCCGGCGACTGCCGTGGCGTTCATCGTCGCGGGCGCGGTCGGCCTCGGCGTCGCCGACACGGCCTACGTGGTTCAGATGGTGCTCCTGTTTTCGGGGCTCGCGACCGTGGTACAGGCGTACGCCGTCGGGCCGGTCGGCTCGCGGCTCCCCATCGTGATGGGGACGAGTTTCACCTTCGTCGGCGCGGCGACGACCATCGGCGTCGATTACGGCTTGAGCGCGGTGTTCGGCGCGATTCTCGTCACCGGCTTCCTCGTCGAGGGGGTCATCGGCTGGCAGTTCGACCGCATCAAACCGTTCTTCCCGCCGCTGGTGACGGGGCTCGTCGTCGTCATCATCGGGCTCTACCTCGTCCCGGTCGGCATGGACTACGCCGCCGGCGGGGTCGGAGCCGCCGACTACGGCGCGGCGCACAACGTCGGTCTCGCAGCTCTCGTCCTCGGCGTCGCAATCGCGCTCAATCTCTTTACTGACGGCATCACACGACTCCTGAGCACGCTTGTCGGCATCGCCGTCGGCTACGCCGTCGCCGTCCCGCTCGGCGTGGTGGACTTCGCGCCCATCGGCGACGCGGCGTGGTTCGCGATTCCCCGCCCCGGCGCGTTCGGCGTCACCTTCGAACCGGTCCCCATCATCACCTTCGCGTTCCTGTTTCTCGTCTCGGCGATGGAGACCGTCGGCGACATGTCCGGCATCACCGCCGCCGAGGGGCGCAACCCGACCGACGAGGAGTTCCGCGGCGGCCTGTTCACCGACGGCTTCATGAGTTCCATCGCGTCGGTGTTCGGTGCGTTCCCGGTCACCTCGTTCTCGCAGAACGTGGGCATCGTCAACTTCACCGGCGTGATGAGCCGGTACGTCGTCGGTATCGCGGGCGTCGTCCTCGCCGTCCTCGGCCTCAGCCCGAAGGTCGGCGCGGCGGTCGCGACCATTCCGAGCGCCGTCTTCGGCGGCGCGGTCCTGCTCATGGCCGGCATGGTCGCCGCCAGCGGCGTCCGCCTCGTCTTCCTCCACACGAACCTCGACCGCCGGAACATGGTCGTCGTCGCCGCCTCGCTCGGCCTCGGCCTGGGCGTCGCCACGCGCCCCGACGCGCTTTCGGGGCTCCCGCAGGCCGCCGCGACGTTCTTCGGCCAGCCGGTCATCGTGACCGCGCTGACAGCGCTCGTGCTCAACACGCTCGCGCCGGGTGACCAGAGTCCGCTTTTCGACGCGGTCGACTCGTCGGCCGCCGCGGACGCTGCGTCCGACGCGGACGGGGGCGCGTCAACCGACGACTGA
- a CDS encoding methyl-accepting chemotaxis protein — protein sequence MGERWSRLRDALPDGLSDRLGDRFPRPSVSATVPRAIRRTYARKFFAAVLVAMVVMAGAGAVTYTQVHDTLDAQVEQQLTATADLQADGLESWLASKRLQTRTTSSTWQFQLGNSQAASSYLFQRSGELGQSDVTAIHYVDYATGEIKESTASSLEGESAAAVGLPWGDLERNVNPEPERVYVSSSTFRSPVDDQVSFVLASKPPENAESVVLVTVSLPARLAATEQTMAGSETTLYAADGSAIVSTAENGSIAPPDDGLLANGSATALGRSGGNVVAYTELDGVDWTLSTSVPAASAYGVRDRVGGGLLATILVALGSLGAVAVVVGRRTTRTLGELTARAEEMSDGDLDVDLDTDRIDEFGTLYDSFDGMRESLRTSLNEAETLNDHLETKAEEYRTVMERCADGDVACRMDPDSESAAMGDIARAYNQTMDELGAVIADAQTFSRAVAESSATTSAGVAEVNDAGEAVAESMTDILDDAVRQDEHLDDVADRVNDFSATIQQVSASAASVADNAEAAVSRGERGRDAADEAISELRAIETATDRTVEQVEELAAAVADIEDVVEFIDQLASQTHILALNASIEAAHAGEAGDGFAVVADEVKGLAEETQEATGRIGASIDRVREQADATAADIRQTRTRVGEGSETIEEAVEAIDTIVDDAADTSEGIREIRRATDRQAEATTEVAAMVEDVSAISDRTSAGAREAAAATEEQTAALASVAERVDRLAERAGDLRVALDRFDVADDGATPAAEALPSATEARVDGGDRFRGR from the coding sequence ATGGGAGAACGTTGGTCACGCCTTCGGGACGCGCTTCCCGACGGTCTGTCGGACAGACTCGGCGACCGATTTCCGCGACCGTCCGTCTCGGCGACGGTCCCGCGGGCGATTCGCCGCACCTACGCTCGGAAGTTCTTCGCGGCGGTCCTCGTCGCCATGGTGGTGATGGCGGGTGCCGGGGCGGTCACCTACACGCAGGTCCACGACACACTCGACGCACAGGTCGAACAACAGCTCACGGCGACCGCGGACCTCCAAGCTGACGGGCTCGAATCGTGGCTCGCCAGCAAGCGTCTCCAGACCCGCACGACGTCCTCGACGTGGCAGTTCCAACTCGGCAACTCGCAGGCGGCCAGTAGCTACCTGTTTCAGCGGAGCGGCGAACTCGGCCAGTCCGACGTGACGGCCATCCACTACGTCGACTACGCGACCGGCGAAATCAAAGAGAGCACCGCCAGTTCGCTAGAGGGCGAGTCGGCCGCCGCGGTCGGCCTCCCGTGGGGCGACCTCGAACGGAACGTCAATCCCGAACCCGAGCGGGTGTACGTCTCCTCGTCGACGTTCCGGTCGCCGGTCGACGACCAGGTGTCGTTCGTCCTTGCGAGCAAACCACCGGAGAACGCCGAGTCGGTCGTCCTCGTCACCGTCAGCCTCCCGGCTCGCCTCGCAGCGACCGAACAGACGATGGCCGGAAGCGAGACCACGCTGTACGCCGCGGACGGGTCAGCTATCGTCTCGACGGCCGAAAACGGGAGTATCGCGCCCCCCGACGACGGCCTACTTGCGAACGGAAGCGCGACCGCCCTCGGTCGGTCCGGCGGGAACGTCGTCGCGTACACCGAACTCGACGGCGTGGACTGGACGCTCTCGACTTCGGTCCCCGCCGCGAGCGCCTACGGCGTCCGCGACCGCGTCGGCGGCGGCCTCCTCGCGACGATACTCGTCGCGCTCGGGTCGTTAGGTGCCGTCGCGGTCGTCGTCGGCCGACGGACCACGCGGACGCTCGGTGAACTGACCGCGCGCGCCGAGGAGATGTCCGACGGCGACCTCGACGTGGACCTCGACACCGACCGTATCGACGAGTTCGGAACGCTGTACGACTCCTTCGACGGGATGCGCGAGTCCCTGCGGACGAGCCTGAACGAGGCAGAGACCCTCAACGACCACCTCGAAACGAAGGCGGAGGAGTACCGCACCGTCATGGAGCGCTGTGCCGACGGCGACGTCGCCTGTCGGATGGACCCCGACTCCGAGAGCGCCGCGATGGGCGACATCGCACGGGCGTACAACCAGACGATGGACGAACTCGGGGCGGTCATCGCCGACGCGCAGACGTTCAGCCGGGCGGTAGCCGAGTCGAGCGCGACGACGAGCGCGGGCGTCGCCGAAGTGAACGACGCCGGCGAGGCGGTCGCCGAGTCGATGACCGACATCCTCGACGACGCGGTCCGACAGGACGAACACCTCGACGACGTGGCCGACCGCGTCAACGACTTTTCGGCGACGATTCAGCAGGTGAGCGCCTCGGCCGCGTCGGTCGCCGACAACGCCGAGGCCGCGGTCTCTCGCGGCGAACGCGGCCGCGACGCGGCCGATGAGGCGATTTCGGAGCTACGGGCCATCGAGACGGCGACCGACCGCACGGTCGAGCAGGTCGAAGAACTGGCGGCCGCCGTCGCCGACATCGAGGACGTGGTCGAGTTCATCGACCAACTGGCCTCGCAGACGCACATCCTCGCGCTCAACGCCTCCATTGAGGCGGCGCACGCGGGCGAGGCGGGCGACGGCTTCGCCGTCGTCGCCGACGAGGTGAAGGGACTCGCCGAGGAGACGCAGGAGGCGACCGGACGAATCGGTGCCTCAATCGACCGCGTTCGCGAGCAGGCCGACGCGACCGCGGCGGACATCAGACAGACCCGGACGCGGGTCGGCGAGGGCTCCGAGACCATCGAGGAAGCCGTCGAGGCTATCGACACCATCGTCGACGACGCGGCCGACACCTCCGAGGGAATTCGGGAGATTCGCCGCGCGACCGACCGACAGGCCGAGGCGACGACCGAAGTCGCCGCCATGGTCGAAGACGTGTCAGCCATCAGCGACCGAACCAGCGCCGGCGCGCGCGAGGCCGCGGCGGCGACCGAAGAACAGACGGCGGCGCTCGCGTCGGTCGCGGAGCGGGTGGACAGACTCGCCGAGCGCGCCGGCGACCTCAGGGTCGCACTCGACCGGTTCGACGTCGCGGACGACGGGGCGACTCCGGCCGCGGAGGCACTCCCGAGCGCGACGGAAGCGCGGGTCGACGGCGGCGACCGTTTCAGAGGACGATAG
- a CDS encoding ion transporter, which produces MDGHARGSRRETPRDVVRFYLLDHRTTVGKAIDIALLGLNLLFVGVFVAETYSLSASVESMLWSVEAAVSIVFLAEYLLRLYGARDRTAELFNVYSFVDLLAILPTLTVLVLPVSSVAANIGFLRAIRVVRVLRFYRFTRDEEFFFGTVSVGTLRVIKLLLTVLTIFFVAAGMFYSFEHRVNPEIGTFGDAFYFIVVALSTVGFGDIVPVTEAGRWVTVAAILAGVILIPWQASKIVKEWGHRDKISITCQNCGLAYHDADASHCKSCGHVIYQEYDSRE; this is translated from the coding sequence ATGGACGGTCATGCGCGCGGGTCGCGCCGCGAGACGCCCCGGGACGTGGTCCGGTTCTACCTCCTCGACCACCGGACCACGGTCGGCAAGGCCATCGACATCGCGCTCCTCGGACTCAATCTCCTGTTCGTCGGGGTGTTCGTCGCCGAAACCTACTCGCTCTCGGCATCGGTCGAGTCGATGCTCTGGTCCGTCGAGGCCGCCGTCTCTATCGTGTTCCTCGCAGAGTACCTCCTCCGCCTCTACGGCGCGCGGGACCGGACCGCCGAACTGTTCAACGTCTACTCGTTCGTCGACCTGCTGGCTATCTTGCCGACGCTGACGGTGCTCGTGCTTCCCGTCTCGTCGGTCGCCGCCAACATCGGCTTCCTGCGGGCGATTCGGGTGGTCCGTGTCCTCCGGTTCTACCGGTTCACGCGCGACGAGGAGTTCTTCTTCGGCACCGTCTCCGTCGGGACACTCCGCGTGATAAAACTGCTGTTGACGGTGCTCACCATCTTCTTCGTCGCCGCGGGGATGTTCTACTCGTTCGAACACCGTGTGAACCCCGAAATCGGGACGTTCGGCGACGCGTTCTACTTCATCGTCGTCGCGCTCTCGACGGTCGGATTCGGCGACATCGTCCCGGTGACCGAGGCGGGGCGGTGGGTGACGGTCGCCGCCATCCTCGCGGGCGTCATCCTCATCCCGTGGCAGGCGAGCAAAATCGTCAAGGAGTGGGGCCACCGCGACAAGATCAGCATCACCTGTCAGAACTGCGGACTGGCCTACCACGACGCCGACGCCTCCCACTGCAAGTCCTGCGGCCACGTCATCTATCAGGAGTACGACTCGCGCGAGTGA
- a CDS encoding fumarylacetoacetate hydrolase family protein yields MRLARIRTDDGVVSGRYDDGVVTVDGEEYEVGVDAELLAPCEPTALYCVGRNYAATVDQMDYDIPDQPDWFIKPPVSVLDPGADIEYPDWTDELTYAGELAAVIDRECSDVAEEDVDEVVRGYTILNDLDALDQPGRTARKAFDGSGPLGPWIETDVEPSNIDMTTHVGGELRQEANTERMLFSPAEVVSFLSERYTFQPGDVISFGSPANPGLVEPGDDVEIWYEGVGTLTNRVVDGE; encoded by the coding sequence ATGCGATTGGCACGGATTCGAACCGACGACGGAGTGGTGTCGGGCCGGTACGACGACGGCGTCGTGACGGTCGACGGCGAGGAGTACGAAGTCGGCGTCGACGCCGAGTTGCTCGCGCCCTGCGAGCCGACCGCGCTCTACTGCGTGGGCCGGAACTACGCGGCGACGGTCGACCAGATGGACTACGATATCCCCGACCAACCGGACTGGTTCATCAAGCCGCCGGTGTCGGTGCTCGACCCCGGCGCGGACATCGAGTACCCCGACTGGACCGACGAGCTGACCTACGCCGGCGAACTGGCCGCCGTCATCGACCGCGAGTGCTCTGACGTGGCCGAGGAAGACGTGGATGAGGTGGTCCGCGGCTACACGATTCTCAACGACCTCGACGCGCTCGACCAGCCCGGCCGAACGGCTCGAAAAGCGTTCGACGGCTCCGGGCCACTCGGCCCGTGGATAGAGACCGACGTAGAGCCGTCGAACATCGACATGACGACCCACGTCGGCGGCGAACTCCGGCAGGAAGCCAACACCGAGCGCATGCTCTTTTCGCCCGCCGAGGTCGTCTCGTTCCTCTCGGAGCGCTACACCTTCCAGCCGGGCGACGTGATTTCGTTCGGCAGCCCGGCGAACCCCGGACTGGTCGAACCCGGCGATGACGTGGAAATCTGGTACGAGGGCGTCGGCACGCTCACGAACCGCGTCGTCGACGGCGAGTAA
- a CDS encoding translation initiation factor IF-2 subunit beta → MEYQTALDRALNVLPERNVEQERLTVPDPSGETDGAFTRLTNLGEIADALSRTPAHLHSAIQRTLGTSGQLEGDRARYSGSFSINDFEEAIDGYVEEYVICSECGLPDTRLVTEDGVDMLRCEACGAFRPVQKRSSVSNKRQREAVEEGRTYEVEITGTGRKGDGVAQRGKYTIFVPGAQEGQTVRVYIKNTSGSLAFARLA, encoded by the coding sequence ATGGAGTATCAGACTGCGCTCGACCGAGCGCTCAACGTCCTACCGGAACGAAACGTCGAACAGGAACGCCTCACGGTGCCGGACCCGTCCGGCGAGACCGACGGCGCGTTCACCCGCCTCACCAACCTCGGCGAGATTGCGGACGCGCTCTCGCGGACGCCCGCGCACCTCCACAGCGCCATCCAGCGCACCCTCGGGACCAGCGGTCAGCTGGAAGGCGACCGCGCCCGCTACAGCGGGTCGTTCTCCATCAACGACTTCGAGGAGGCCATCGACGGCTACGTCGAGGAGTACGTCATCTGCTCGGAGTGTGGCCTGCCGGACACCCGCCTCGTCACCGAGGACGGCGTCGACATGCTTCGCTGTGAGGCCTGTGGTGCCTTCCGTCCGGTCCAGAAGCGCTCCAGCGTGAGCAACAAGCGCCAGCGCGAGGCCGTCGAAGAGGGCCGCACCTACGAGGTCGAAATCACCGGGACCGGCCGCAAGGGCGACGGCGTCGCCCAGCGCGGGAAGTACACCATCTTCGTGCCCGGCGCGCAGGAAGGACAGACCGTCCGCGTCTACATCAAGAACACGAGCGGGTCGCTCGCGTTCGCACGACTCGCCTGA
- a CDS encoding cyclopropane-fatty-acyl-phospholipid synthase family protein: MRFEELQRLYDGADYYWGTEPNELATRTADAVSPETHPEVVDLGAGEGRDAVRFAERGHDVTAVDISPNGLDKAERLAEERGVELTTRCADVNDLAFESRWDVVYSIGTLQYVRPENRESQFRRFREATRPGGVHAVWAFVDHPEVAPAPDWGENEHLYDPGELAGYYDGWEVRHSDEYVFDDDSAGESHRHACEELILQKPK; this comes from the coding sequence ATGCGATTCGAGGAGCTACAGCGGCTGTACGACGGCGCGGACTACTATTGGGGGACGGAACCGAACGAACTCGCGACCCGGACTGCGGACGCCGTCTCGCCGGAGACGCACCCCGAAGTCGTCGACCTCGGGGCGGGTGAGGGGCGCGACGCGGTCCGGTTCGCGGAGCGCGGCCACGACGTGACGGCGGTCGATATCTCGCCGAACGGTCTCGACAAGGCCGAACGACTCGCCGAAGAGCGGGGCGTCGAACTCACGACCCGGTGCGCCGACGTGAACGACCTCGCGTTCGAGTCGCGCTGGGACGTGGTCTACTCCATCGGGACACTCCAGTACGTCCGCCCGGAGAACCGCGAGTCGCAGTTCCGACGGTTCCGCGAGGCGACGCGCCCCGGCGGCGTTCACGCGGTGTGGGCCTTCGTCGACCACCCGGAGGTCGCGCCGGCACCCGATTGGGGTGAAAACGAACACCTCTACGACCCCGGCGAACTGGCAGGCTACTACGACGGTTGGGAAGTCCGCCACAGCGACGAGTATGTCTTTGACGACGACTCCGCGGGCGAATCGCACCGACACGCCTGTGAGGAGTTGATTCTGCAGAAGCCGAAGTGA
- a CDS encoding NAD-dependent epimerase/dehydratase family protein, whose translation MDVFVIGGTGLLGTGIVRRLVAAGHDVTSLQRGETDDDLPSSVERVVGDRDDPSVLRGAVRDATPDVVVDMACFDAETAREAVEICRPVADCYVFCSTIDVYHRPPPKNPVTESSPRNPPVSDYAAGKIAAEDLFFDAHDPDEFEVVVLRPWNTYGEGGTLVHTLGMDSSYIDRIREGKPIVVHGDGTSLWGPCHRDDVARAFVGAVERPGVGGRAYNVTSEETMTWNQYHERVAAALDAPDPDLVHVPTEVLRAVAPDRTRMLRDHFQYSTVFDNSRAKADLGFRYTVEFEEGVRGVVSWLDDRDAVDPWDADPLSDALAAAWRDATDAFVAGFESGG comes from the coding sequence ATGGACGTGTTCGTCATCGGCGGCACCGGACTGCTCGGCACGGGAATCGTTCGGCGGCTCGTCGCCGCCGGCCACGACGTGACCAGCCTCCAGCGGGGCGAGACCGACGACGACCTCCCGTCGAGCGTCGAGCGGGTCGTCGGCGACCGAGACGACCCGTCGGTGCTTCGCGGCGCGGTTCGGGACGCGACGCCCGATGTCGTCGTCGATATGGCGTGCTTCGACGCCGAGACCGCCCGCGAGGCGGTCGAAATCTGCCGGCCCGTCGCCGACTGCTACGTCTTCTGCAGCACTATCGACGTCTACCACCGACCACCGCCGAAGAACCCCGTTACCGAATCGAGTCCGCGGAACCCGCCGGTCAGCGACTACGCGGCCGGGAAAATCGCCGCCGAAGACCTGTTCTTCGACGCGCACGACCCCGACGAGTTCGAGGTGGTCGTCCTCCGCCCGTGGAACACCTACGGCGAGGGCGGCACGCTCGTCCACACGCTCGGCATGGACTCGTCGTACATCGACCGAATCCGCGAGGGGAAGCCAATCGTCGTCCACGGCGACGGCACCTCGCTGTGGGGGCCGTGCCACCGCGACGACGTGGCGCGGGCGTTCGTCGGCGCGGTCGAGCGCCCGGGCGTCGGCGGCCGCGCCTACAACGTCACGAGCGAGGAGACGATGACGTGGAACCAGTACCACGAGCGCGTCGCTGCCGCGCTCGACGCGCCCGACCCCGACCTCGTTCACGTCCCCACCGAGGTGCTTCGCGCGGTCGCGCCCGACCGGACGCGGATGCTCCGAGACCACTTCCAGTACAGCACCGTCTTCGACAACAGCCGGGCGAAGGCCGACCTCGGATTCCGCTACACGGTCGAGTTCGAAGAAGGCGTCCGCGGGGTGGTGTCGTGGCTGGACGACCGCGACGCGGTCGATCCGTGGGACGCCGACCCGCTTTCGGACGCCCTCGCGGCCGCGTGGCGGGACGCGACCGACGCGTTCGTCGCGGGGTTCGAGTCGGGCGGGTGA
- a CDS encoding helix-hairpin-helix domain-containing protein, with protein sequence MKVYLTDGTSFECGGYKALDSGGVVLTADKKRKHVVGYVPADALVYVLPDDVAPGDSLAEDGVGDDAGDVSKDDEDEAEGDEDEAEAADDGDEHETGESGTDDPDSDDPDQTTVEAGVDPEVPGVTGVADGVAEHTHADLAARIDEVEGRVDGLDGRVDAMTEQLATGVSVGGVGAEAAAEEARDPEDPRNIRGIGEAYATRLRAAGIDTVSALREASDEELAAAADVSARRVTDWKRRAERYAEQQAADGNSEPESDVDTENETDADDATRDG encoded by the coding sequence ATGAAAGTATATCTCACAGACGGAACCAGCTTCGAGTGCGGCGGCTACAAGGCGCTCGACTCCGGCGGGGTCGTCCTCACCGCCGACAAGAAGCGCAAACACGTCGTCGGCTACGTGCCGGCGGACGCGCTGGTCTACGTCCTCCCCGACGACGTGGCACCGGGCGATTCGCTCGCCGAGGACGGTGTCGGAGACGACGCGGGCGACGTGTCCAAAGATGACGAAGACGAGGCCGAAGGTGACGAAGACGAGGCCGAAGCCGCCGACGACGGAGACGAACACGAGACCGGCGAGAGCGGGACCGACGACCCCGACAGCGACGACCCCGACCAGACCACCGTCGAAGCCGGGGTCGACCCGGAAGTGCCCGGGGTTACCGGCGTCGCCGACGGGGTGGCCGAACACACCCACGCCGACCTCGCGGCGCGCATCGACGAGGTTGAAGGCCGAGTAGACGGCCTCGACGGTCGCGTCGACGCGATGACCGAACAGTTGGCGACGGGCGTCTCGGTGGGTGGCGTCGGTGCCGAGGCGGCCGCCGAAGAAGCGCGGGACCCCGAGGACCCGCGGAACATCCGCGGTATCGGCGAGGCGTACGCGACCCGGCTCCGAGCGGCGGGCATCGACACCGTGTCGGCGCTCCGCGAGGCGTCGGACGAGGAACTCGCCGCCGCCGCGGACGTGTCGGCGCGGCGGGTCACCGACTGGAAACGGCGGGCCGAGCGGTACGCGGAGCAACAGGCCGCGGACGGTAATTCCGAACCGGAGAGTGACGTAGACACCGAAAACGAGACTGACGCCGACGACGCGACCCGTGACGGGTAG
- a CDS encoding universal stress protein: MYDTILVPIDGSDSMQPVVEDAAELAAERDAAVSLLYVVDERAFLTLADERVDEVYEELRSQGEAALADAAETMAEYGVDAATELRRGDPAEEILAFAEEIDAALISMGTHARFEDNILGSVSRSVVVQSKIPVLATPIERR, translated from the coding sequence ATGTACGACACAATCCTCGTGCCGATAGACGGGAGCGACTCGATGCAGCCGGTCGTCGAAGACGCCGCGGAACTCGCCGCAGAGCGCGACGCCGCCGTCTCCCTGCTCTACGTCGTCGACGAACGCGCCTTCCTGACGCTCGCCGACGAGCGCGTCGACGAGGTGTACGAGGAACTCAGGTCGCAGGGCGAAGCCGCGCTCGCCGACGCCGCCGAGACGATGGCCGAGTACGGCGTCGACGCCGCCACGGAACTCCGCCGCGGCGACCCGGCCGAGGAGATTCTCGCGTTCGCCGAGGAGATAGACGCGGCGCTCATCTCGATGGGCACCCACGCGCGCTTCGAGGACAACATCCTCGGAAGCGTCTCGCGGTCGGTCGTCGTCCAGTCGAAGATACCCGTGCTCGCCACCCCCATCGAGCGACGATAA
- a CDS encoding winged helix-turn-helix domain-containing protein, which yields MLWWLIGGSRGGRNRLRIIRALDDMPMNANQLSNELDLDYKTTQHHLELLVENNVLMTMGDNYGKTYFLTDQMEANLDVLDEVARKANLDDVAVGGDDA from the coding sequence GTGCTGTGGTGGCTAATCGGCGGGTCGCGCGGGGGGCGAAACCGCCTGCGAATTATCCGCGCGCTCGACGACATGCCGATGAACGCCAACCAACTCTCGAACGAACTCGACCTCGACTACAAGACCACACAGCACCACCTGGAACTCCTCGTCGAGAACAACGTGTTGATGACTATGGGTGACAACTACGGAAAGACGTACTTTCTGACCGATCAGATGGAAGCCAACCTCGACGTGCTCGACGAGGTGGCTCGGAAGGCCAACTTAGACGACGTCGCGGTCGGAGGTGACGACGCGTGA
- the msrB gene encoding peptide-methionine (R)-S-oxide reductase MsrB: MSDSEFSLSESEWRERLSEDAYRVLREQGTEPRFSGEHVDRSDDGVYRCAGCGTELFDSETKYDSNCGWPSFYAAEDSNIELRRDLSHGMDRTEVVCSTCGGHLGHVFDDGPEPTGKRFCINSVALDFEADEK, from the coding sequence ATGAGCGACAGCGAATTCAGCCTCTCCGAGTCCGAGTGGCGCGAGCGACTCTCGGAGGACGCCTACCGCGTCCTCCGCGAACAGGGGACCGAGCCGCGGTTCTCCGGCGAGCACGTCGACCGGAGCGACGACGGCGTCTACCGCTGTGCCGGCTGTGGGACCGAGCTGTTCGACTCGGAGACGAAGTACGACTCGAACTGCGGGTGGCCGAGCTTCTACGCCGCCGAGGACTCGAACATCGAGCTTCGGCGCGACCTGAGCCACGGGATGGACCGCACCGAGGTCGTCTGTTCGACCTGCGGCGGCCACCTCGGCCACGTCTTCGACGACGGGCCGGAGCCGACCGGCAAGCGCTTCTGTATCAACTCGGTCGCGCTCGATTTCGAGGCGGACGAAAAATAG
- a CDS encoding ATPase domain-containing protein, whose translation MRIPSGVSGFDELIQGGFLPRRLYVLSGPPGSGKTTFTSQFMAEGLRNGEKCMYITMHETEDELVNDMSSFDFGFETLASSEGFRFINLVSPKGKHILNQFSQSGGSSSVQSLTDKIVAFVNSRQVDRLVIDSTMLLRLFFANGSEEMTRFLTALKQGDATTLLISEMTDPSSYSDEHFLAHGVVFFHNYLEATGMTRGIQVIKMRGTNIDCNIRSLEFTDNGLVVDPRSKVDL comes from the coding sequence ATGCGGATTCCGAGTGGGGTAAGCGGGTTCGACGAACTCATCCAGGGGGGCTTCCTCCCGCGCCGACTGTACGTGCTGAGCGGACCGCCGGGGAGCGGGAAGACGACGTTCACGTCGCAGTTCATGGCCGAGGGGCTTCGTAACGGCGAGAAGTGCATGTACATCACCATGCACGAGACCGAGGACGAACTCGTCAACGACATGTCGAGTTTCGACTTCGGCTTCGAGACGCTCGCCAGTTCCGAGGGCTTTCGCTTCATCAATCTCGTGAGCCCGAAGGGGAAACACATCCTCAACCAGTTCTCCCAGAGCGGGGGGTCGTCGAGCGTCCAGAGCCTCACCGACAAAATCGTCGCGTTCGTCAACTCCCGGCAGGTCGACCGCCTCGTCATCGACTCGACGATGTTGCTCCGGCTGTTCTTCGCCAACGGCTCCGAGGAGATGACGCGGTTTCTGACGGCGCTCAAGCAGGGTGACGCCACGACGCTTCTCATCTCCGAGATGACCGACCCTTCGTCGTACTCCGACGAGCACTTCCTCGCCCACGGCGTGGTGTTCTTCCACAACTATCTGGAGGCGACGGGCATGACGCGCGGCATCCAGGTCATCAAGATGCGCGGGACGAACATCGACTGCAACATCCGGTCGCTCGAGTTCACCGACAACGGACTGGTCGTCGACCCCCGGTCGAAGGTCGACCTCTGA